CGCGGCCCAGCACCTCGCGAACGACGACGACGGCCGCTGTCAGGCCGTTCCCCTCGGACTCGGCGAGATGGCTCGGCGGAGTGGCGGGACGTGCGGCGCCGGACGTGCGGCAGGTGTCCACCAGGGGGCTCAGCCACCGGGCCCAACGGTCGTAGGCGTGTTCCCCCTGCGGCTCGGCCACCTGGAGGACCGGTGCGAGGGCTCGTTCGAGTCGCGCCGTGTGGCTCTCCGCCGTTCCCTCCACCCACGGATGCTCGGCCGTGAAGTGCGCCCAGCCGTTCTCCATGTGCAGCTCGTCCAGCCACCATCTGCCGCCGGGACGGAGACCGTCCGGCCCTCCGAGGACGAAGGCATCACGAAGCCCCTCGTACGAAGGCGGTGAGTGTTCGGCCAGCAGGACCGCGTCATAGAGGTCCTTGCCCTGGGGATGTGCGTCACTGACCAGCCACAGGAGCTTCCAGGCCAGGGACAGCTGAGGGGTGGCGGCGAGGACCCGGCAGCCCGGGCCCGCCCCCAACGGGCTGAGTTCCGTGAGGACGGCAGGTGCCGGCAGCGTCTCGTCGAACACCACGTCGAGCTGGACGGTGCCGCCCGCGGTGCCCGGCGCCGTCCAGGGCAGCAGCATGCGCCTCCCCGGTACCCGGTCGTACGTCCAGATGTCCTCCGTGACCGCGCCGTCCGCGTCGATCGCGACGACACCGTCCGGAGCAGCCGTCGCGGCAGCCCGCGCGATGCCCTCGAAGAGTGCGGCGATACCGGGCCCGGTGACGGCCCACTCCTTCGGGACGGCGACGAAATCCAGGTCGCCGGGGTCACGGGCGGCCCCCGGGAACCACGTCGCCATGAGCACGCTGCCGCGCAGGACGAGCTGCGTCGCCCACGGTCCGTCGGCGATCGCGGCGAGCACGACGTCCAGCACGGTGCGGCGTGCCCCACGCCAGGCCCGGGCCGTCTCCTCGTCCTCGAAGCGTGGCTCACCCGCCCGATAGGCGTTGGAGAACTGCTGCATCGCCGGATCGAAGACCGCCGGCTGGGTCAGCCCTTCGGGCGCGGGCAGCAGCGTGCCCGGCAGGTTCATGCGCGTCCGGGTCTCCTCGTCGAGCGGAGCGTGCGGAAGGCCGGGGGACCGGGCCCAGAGCCCGTCCCAGGAGCTGCTGTCGGGAGGGAAGGCGGATGACATCGTGAAGACTCCTGGGGGTCCGGCTCGGGCCGAAGTGGCCTGCTGTACATGATCGGGTACGGCGTCACGGTGTCAGTCACCGCGTCACGGCCCCACGGTCGCGGTGGGAACCTCACCGTCCAGGGCCTGCTGGGTGCGCGCCGCCATGGCCTCGGTGAGGAAACTCAGCCAGCCGAGGTCGGGGGCGCCGCCGTTCTCGTGGATCACCAGCACTGCGGCCACCACGGTTCCGACGCGGACCACCGAACGCGCCTGCGCCCGGGTCACACCGTCGGAACGGGTGTACATCACGGTGACGGCGGCCGACTCGTCGCCGAACTGCTTCTCCAGATCGGCGGATTGGGTGCCGCCCCCGAAGGCGGCCTGTTCCTCCTTGAGCCCGATGTACGCCTCCGACGCCTCCTCGACGCCGGTGTACGGCAGGAGCTCGATCTGCACCTCGGTGAACGACACGGCGATCCCCGGTTCGTACACCGACCGCACGTCGAGCTGTGAACTCGACCGGCAGATGTAGTGGCGCTCCCCACCGGCGAGGCCACCGATGCGCGTACTGCGGCACCGTTCCGCCGTGGGCGAGTCGCTCGCGAGCTTCCAGCCGTCGGGCAGGCTCGCCCGGTCCGGCAGGATCTGCCATGCCTGCTCCACTCCGAGGAGCACCGGCGCCGAGCCGTCGGGCGCACCGGAGGCCGACGCCCCGGGGGCTGCCGGGTCCGAACTGCCGGGCGCGCCGGAGGGAGCCGCGTCGTCGGGGTTGCGCCCGGACGTCGCGCCGGACCCGCCGGGGGAGCGGTCCTCGGTGAACAACTGGACCGCGCCGTAACCACCGAGGACCAGCAGCACGAGCAGGACGGCGGCTGCTCCGACCAGGGTGCCTCGGACGGAGCGTGTGTTGTTGATCGTCAGCGGCCCCAGCGAGATCTGGCTGCGCCGGACCGTGCTGCCACTTCCGATGACGATGCTGTCGGTGTTCGAGGGGCTCACGGTGTACACCTGTGCCACCGCGGGAGGGTCGGCGAGCACTGCCGTCAGGCGGCGGCCGAAGTCGGGATCGGCAGCCAGTGCCTCCCGGACGGCCTCCTCCAACTCCCGTGTCACCGAAGGATCCGCCGGATCGGCCGCCAGCCCGGCGAGGGCGGCGCGACCGCCCTCGGAGGTCCCCAGCCGCGACCGCACGAGGCCGGCCAGTGCCTCGCCGGCCTCGGTCCCCACCGCCGTGGCCGCGCCCGAAGCCACATCGGTGAGGATCCGTACGGCGGTTAAGACCATGCTCCCGGCACTGTCCATGCGGCATCCCCCTGTTGATCGATCCTTGAGAGAACCACAGACAGGTTCGTCGCACCATGGCGTCCGAGAAGCGTGACGGTCGACGGACGGCGCGGGTACGGCCAGGGCGGGCTCGGACCGCTCACTTTCCGTGCGGGCCGCCCGGTGCCCCCGCCGTGCCGCCGTCCGCAGGTGCGGCTCGGCGCAGGGTGCGGATCGCCGGGATCGCGAGGAGCGCCACGCAGCCTGCGAGGCCGGTGCCCGCCGAGATCAGCAGCAGCCTCTCCGGCGAGGCCAGCGCGAGGGCCGGGCCGGCCAGTATCTGGCCGAGCGCGATGCCGGACACCGAGCCGGCGAGCTCGTACGCGGAGACCCGGTTGAGTACGGCGGGCGGGGTGTGGGTCTGCACGCTGGTCGCCCACATCACCGACCAGAAGGCCAGGGAGCCGCCGCCGAGTACGTGGCCCGCCAGGAGCACCGGCAGGCCGGTGTCCAGCGCCACGCAGAGCGGCAGCGCGGTGTACAGGGCCATCGCCACCGCGCCGGCGGCCAGGGGCCGGGCAGGGCGCAGCCGCAGTGCCAGCAGGCCGCCGAGGACTGTTCCGATGCCGAGGAAGGAGACGGCGAGACCGTAGGCGTTCGGGCCGAGCCGGGCGTCGATCAGCGCGGAGCTGAGCGGCACCAGCGGGCCGAAGAGCAGCACGCCGTAGACCATCCAGATCAGGATCACCGCCCACATCCAGGTACGCGCGCGGAACTCCTGCCAGCCCTGGCGCAGGTCGCGGCGGAGTGAACTGCCGGTGCGGGTGGGGGAATCGGTGTCGGCCGGGGTGTCCGGTCCGTCGGCCGGGGCGAGCCTGATGAGTACCAGGCACAGGGCGCTGAGCAGGAAGGTGCCGGCGTCGATCGCGTACACGGTTCCGGCACCGGTCAGCGCGATCAGCAGCCCCGCGAGGGCCGGGCCCAGCAGGTGGGCGATCGCTTCGGCGACCTTGAGCGTGGCGTTGGCCCGTTGCGGCTCGGCGGCGACCAGCGGGACCATCCCGTTCGCCCCCGGCAGGAACATCGCGACAGCCCCACCGGCCAGGGCCGCCATGGTCACCAACAGCCAGAACGGCGGCGGCCCGACGAAGAACGCGGCAGCCAGCACACCTTGGGTGAGCACCCGGACGAGGTCCGCGCCGATCATCATGCGGCGCGCGCCGAACCGGTCGGCGAACACCCCGCCGAACAGGACCAGGAGGACGAACGTGCCGGTCCAGGTGCCGAGGACGAAGCCGACCCCGGAGATCCCGTACAGCGCGCCCACGGCGAGCGCGGCGGCCACCGGCATCATGGCGTCGCCGAGCAGCGAGATCGTGCGGGCGGTGAAGAAGAGCGTGAACCGCCGGTCCCACAACTGTGGCCGGGCGGGCGGACGTTGGGTGGGCGGATCGGCGGGGGCGGGCTGGGTTCGGGTCTGCGAGGTGGTCACAGCACCGATAATGGTTTGGACCAATCGCACACCCCAGTGTCCGGAACGACATGATGGGGTACTTTCGCGCCATGACGCTTCGTTCGCTTCCGAAGTCCCGGGCGCCGCACCGGGTGGTGGCCCTCCTGCAGCCCCCGCAGTCGACCTTCCCGCTGGCCTGTGCGACCGAGGTGTTCGGCGACCACGGCCCGGCGATCCCGGCCCGCTACGCGTTCGAGATCTGCACCGAGCACCCCGGCCCGGTGCGCACCCAGGCCGGCTACGACCTCTTGGTCACGGCGGGCCTGGACGCGCTGGAGCGGGCGGACACCGTGCTGGTTCCCGGTTGGCAGCAGGCGCCCGGCACCGAGGTGCCCCCGACCGTCGTCGCGGCGGTCCGCGGGGCGCACCAGCGCGGCGCACGGATCGTCGGTCTCTGCTCGGGCGCCTTCGTGCTCGCCGCCGCCGGACTGCTGGACGGCCGACGGGCCGCCACCCACTGGGCGAGGGCCGCCGAGCTGGCCGCCCGGTTCCCACAGGTCCGGGTCGACCCCGCGGTGCTCTACGTCGACCACGGCGACGTCGCCACCAGCGCCGGATCGGCAGCGGGCGTGGACCTTTGCCTGCACCTCGTGCGCTGCGACCAGGGAACCGCGTACGCGATGCGGATCGCCCGGCAGATGGTGATGCCGCCGCACCGCGAGGGCTGCCAACTCCAGTACGCCGAGCTGCCCACCTCCGGGCCGGTCGCCGACTCGCTGGCCCCGCTGCTGGAGTGGCTGTCCGGGCGGCTGGACCAGCCGGTCAGCGTCGCCGAGATGGCGATCCGCTCCCAGGTCTCTGCCCGCACACTGACCCGGCGCTTCACCGAACAACTGGGCATCAGCCCCGGACGCTGGCTGCTCGACCGACGGCTCGCCGCCACGCGGGCACTGCTGGAGGAGACCGACCTGCCGGTGGAAACCATCGCGCGCCGGGTCGGTCTCTCCTCGGCCGTCAACCTGCGCCGACGCTTCCACGAGGCTCTGCGCACGACACCTGCCGCATATCGGCGGGCCTTCCGCGCGGACGAGGCCGGGAAGGCCAAGGCCGGCTAGGGCCTGTCGTTTGGGCTACACGGAGCGCTGGGCCGTCGCACGCCTGGCCCGCTCACAGTTCGGGGATCCCGTTTCGCCTCATGTGCAGTTCGGAGCGGACAAGTTCAAGGAGACGGCCTGTCCAGTTGCGGCCGTGGCCGCCGTTGTCACCCCAGAAGGCCGAGGTCGTGTCGTCGTAGATCAAGGTGGCGTCGTCCGTCGCCAGCAGGGTCTCGGCGAGCTCGGGATGCTGGTCGTATTTGGTGCGCAGCAGACTGGTCATGACGGCGGCGCGGACGTGCTCCCAGCCCTCGCGGCGAGCTGTCGCAGCCGCGAGTTCGTGTGCTGCGGCAGCGGTGTCCGCTGCCGTGATCGCGCTGCGGACCTCCGGCTGCGTGACCGACAGGGCCCAGTAGGCGTGGGCGACGGAGGGGTAGACGACCTTTTCGACGGTGATGGGGGCGGGGTAGTCGTTGCGCAATCCGAGGTGGCCGGGATTGGCCACCGGCTCCTTTGGATACGAGTGGCAGAGCTGGACCGCCGGGGCATGCGGGGCCGCCGGTCCGTCTGCTCGGACACGCGTGTCGCGCTCCGCACTCCAGCGGGCGCGCTCCTCGAAGTACGCGAGGGCCCTGTCGTAGTTCGCCTGTGAGACCGGCGGGTCACTCGGCAGGTACGTCCGGCCTCCGGGACCTGCCACCAGAACCCGTAGCGGCCAGTCTTTTGTGTCCATGTCGCCCAGCGCGTAGCGGCGCTTCGAGGCCGGGACGGCCAGGAACGCGGTGTGTGCCGCGACCCGGTTCTCCTCTGTCCGATCTGCGAGGAAGGCGTCGACGGCGGCCAGGCAACGGCCGGTCGAGTCGGGCCGCTGGTTCAGCTGGTCGATGGTGTCGCGGACTTCGGCGACCAGAAGTTCAGGGGTGAGTGGGCTCCGCGGCTCGCTGAACTTCCAGCGCGCCAGACCGTGCGCGGATGCCTTGGCGCCGTCCGGGAGAGTGGTGGCCACCCAGCCGGTCCGGAGCTTCTCCTCGAACTCCTCGATGGTGACCAGGCCCCAGCAGTCGATGAGTCCGTCGGCATAGATGAAGAGGTCGGTGAGGAAGTAGCTGCCGTTGTGGATGAAGGCGTGCCGCCAGGTGCCGGGTATGCGGACACCGTCCACGGTGCGATAGGTGATGCGTCTGCCGATCATCCCGTGATTGTGCCGCAGTGGCCGCCGAGTGGACCTGATCTTTTTCCGGGAGAGATCACTGACCTTCGGTGACGACGAGCGCCCCCGCGACGAGAGGCTGGGGTCGCACCGGCGACAGCGTGACCCCCGCTCGAACTGGCCCATCCGCAGACCCGCGAACGTCTCGACCCGCAACACCCCACGGATACCGGTGAAATGCCCAGATCGCAGCCTTCTGTGACGCGTTTTAGGGCGAGTCCCCGGCAGGGTTGTGAAGGGCGCAAGCCGGCGTGGGTGTGGCCCGGACGGTTACGACGGCAGGGGCATGCGGTGCAGGGTGACGAGGAGGCGCCAGACCCACTGCGCGATCTCGGCGGGAGCGCCCTCGATGAGGCCGTGCAGCCAGTCGGCGAGCACGCCCGCGAAGACGGCGGTCACGGCGGAGGCGATCAGGTCGGGCTGAGGGGCGCCGACCAGGGAGCGTTCGGTGCGGCTGCGGGCCCGGAGGTCCGCGTGGAGCACCTGGCCGAGTGGACCCGCACCGCCCGGGCGCAGCAGTTGCCGGTAGAGACCGGCATGAGGGGCGAGGCCGATGAAGAACGCGGTCAGTGCGGGCGGCGGGGCGGCGATGTCGGGTGTGCCGCGCCAGGCGTGCAGGGCGTCGACCGCGTCGCTGACCACGTCGGCGCAGGCGTCGACTGCCAGTGCCTCCAGGTCGGTGTAGTGGAGGTAGAACGTGGCGCGGCCGATGCCGGCCCGGCGCACCAGCGCGGCGACGCTGACCTCGGCCAGCGGGCGCTGGGTGCACTCGTCGAGGAGGGCTTGGCGCAGCTTGGCCCGGGTCCGGGCGGCCCGGGGGTCGCCTTGCGCGGCGGTCACCGGGCCAGCAGTACGGCAGCCAGCGCCAGCGCCCCCGGAAGGGCCTGGGCGAGCAGGATGCGCCGGCTCGCCGTGGCGCCGCCGTACAGGCCGGCGACGATCACGCAGGCCAGGAAGAAGACCTGGACCTGAAAGCCCACCGGGTCGCCTGCGATCAGCCCCCAGACGAGCCCGGCAGCCAGGAACCCGTTGTAGAGGCCCTGATTCGCCGCCAACGGCGCGGTAGCCCGGGCCAGCGAGGCGTCAAAGCCGGAGAGCTTGCGGCCCGGCTTCTTCTCCCACAGGAACATCTCCAGAACCAGGATGTATACGTGCAAGGCGGCCACCAGGCCGACCAGGACGTCTGCTGTCGTCTCCACTGCGAGCTCCCGCCGTTGCGATTTCATGGACAGGTGTCCAATGTACATGGACACCTGTCCATGAAATCTGCGGGCCCGGTGGCTCGACCATCGCCGCACTGTGGAGGCGAGCGTGTGGAAGTGACGGCCCCCGCAGCCGAACCGCATCGGGGTGACGTGCTGCACCATCGAATCCGTCCACGGCCGCGAACTGACCGTGGTGGGCCTCGACGCGGTGTCGGGCACGCCGGTCATCGACCTGAAGTCGGCCATGGAGGAGTTCCGCACGGTGGACGTCAAGCAGCCGGAATGGGTCACCCACCTGATGTCGGAGTACTTCCAGCCGTAACCGGCGCCCCGTCAACCCGCGCGCCTTCCACATGACGGATCACGCTCGGATCGGAGCGCCGCGCGCTCAGCCCGAACTGCCGGCGACGCGGGCCAGTACGGCACGGAACCGTTCGCGCCCCGACTCGAAGCTCGCCTCCCACAGTCCTGCGACGTCACCGGACACCGAGAGGGACTGAAGCCGCTGCTCCTGGGCGCGGAAGGCGGCACCTGCCACGTTCTGGTCCAGCAGTCCCATCGCCGTGAGTGCCGCATGGCCGCAGGCCACCGCTTCTGCGGCGCTCCCCGAGCCGTTGGCCGACAAGGCGTGCCGCAGGACGAGCGCGGCGAAGAAGGCGTAGGTGTCGGCGACGTCCGTGATCCCCTCCTCGCTCGGCTGCAACTCGGGGAACTGCTCCAGTCTGTGTACACGCGCAGCGGCGTCGGAGAGCGGCCGGTCGGCCTGCCAGAGGTCGCGGACCGACTGCACGTAGAAGTCCACGTCGGCTGTCCGATCCGCTGTTCCCGCGCGCAGGCCCACGAACAGAGGCGCCATGCTTTCGGTGCACGTTGCCACGTACAGGCGGATCGCCGTCCCGCCCTCCTCGCGCAATGCCTTTGCGACGGCCTCTTCCACCAGCGTCTCCACGCCCACACCTCTCCCGCACCGATCCGTACGGGCGTCATGCTGGCAGGGGAGATGCGCTGGTTGCGCGCGGGGGTGTTGCCTCCGGTGCGGCACAGTGAAGCCCCATTCTTGATCAATACGAGGGGGTCCCGACATCGTCTGGGGGGCAGGCGCCCGTCTCGCGGGCGGCCGTCCCGTGGGCTTCGGAACGGGCGACCGTCGGCGCCGTGTCCTGCACGACCGGAAGTGCCCGCCCCAGGCGTGCGAGCGGAGACATGGCCATCACCACGGGGGACGCCATCATGCCCGCGGCCGTCACCAGGAGGCTGGTGCGCAACCCCCACCCCCTCGCGAGAAGCCCGCCGAGCAGGGAACCGAGCGGGGCCATCCCCATGCCGACGAACGTGATCGTCGCCGCCGCGCGGCCCTGCATCCCATCCGGAGTGACGGCCTGCCGCACCGCCATGACCGTGACGTTCACCAACTGGCCGGCGGCCCCGAACACGAGGTTGATCGCCAGGAGCGCGGAAACCGTCACCGCCGAGGAGCCGTGCAGCGCGGGCACACACAGGAACACGCCGTCGCCGAGTGCCGCCGCGGACACGAGCACCGTGCCGTAACCGAACCTGCTCGGCAGGCGAGCGGCCAGCATTGAGCCCAGCAGCGCGCCCGGCCCCATGGCCGCGAGCGCCAGCCCGACGGCGGTGCCGGACAGGTGCAGTTCCCGCGGCAGGAAGAGCAGATAGACGGTCATCATGGCCGCGAAGGAGAACTGGAAGGCGGCCGAGGCGAGGCCAACGGTCCGCAGCGAGGTGTCGCTGACGACGAAGCGGAGGCCCTCGTGGATCCGTCGCCATACCCGAGGGGGAC
The Streptomyces sp. NBC_00234 DNA segment above includes these coding regions:
- a CDS encoding TetR/AcrR family transcriptional regulator; protein product: MTAAQGDPRAARTRAKLRQALLDECTQRPLAEVSVAALVRRAGIGRATFYLHYTDLEALAVDACADVVSDAVDALHAWRGTPDIAAPPPALTAFFIGLAPHAGLYRQLLRPGGAGPLGQVLHADLRARSRTERSLVGAPQPDLIASAVTAVFAGVLADWLHGLIEGAPAEIAQWVWRLLVTLHRMPLPS
- a CDS encoding GlxA family transcriptional regulator, giving the protein MTLRSLPKSRAPHRVVALLQPPQSTFPLACATEVFGDHGPAIPARYAFEICTEHPGPVRTQAGYDLLVTAGLDALERADTVLVPGWQQAPGTEVPPTVVAAVRGAHQRGARIVGLCSGAFVLAAAGLLDGRRAATHWARAAELAARFPQVRVDPAVLYVDHGDVATSAGSAAGVDLCLHLVRCDQGTAYAMRIARQMVMPPHREGCQLQYAELPTSGPVADSLAPLLEWLSGRLDQPVSVAEMAIRSQVSARTLTRRFTEQLGISPGRWLLDRRLAATRALLEETDLPVETIARRVGLSSAVNLRRRFHEALRTTPAAYRRAFRADEAGKAKAG
- a CDS encoding nucleotidyl transferase AbiEii/AbiGii toxin family protein translates to MSSAFPPDSSSWDGLWARSPGLPHAPLDEETRTRMNLPGTLLPAPEGLTQPAVFDPAMQQFSNAYRAGEPRFEDEETARAWRGARRTVLDVVLAAIADGPWATQLVLRGSVLMATWFPGAARDPGDLDFVAVPKEWAVTGPGIAALFEGIARAAATAAPDGVVAIDADGAVTEDIWTYDRVPGRRMLLPWTAPGTAGGTVQLDVVFDETLPAPAVLTELSPLGAGPGCRVLAATPQLSLAWKLLWLVSDAHPQGKDLYDAVLLAEHSPPSYEGLRDAFVLGGPDGLRPGGRWWLDELHMENGWAHFTAEHPWVEGTAESHTARLERALAPVLQVAEPQGEHAYDRWARWLSPLVDTCRTSGAARPATPPSHLAESEGNGLTAAVVVVREVLGRGAVSTEEALDVVLSHGAFDGWRNHHAIARAHVLGQLS
- a CDS encoding NADAR family protein; the encoded protein is MIGRRITYRTVDGVRIPGTWRHAFIHNGSYFLTDLFIYADGLIDCWGLVTIEEFEEKLRTGWVATTLPDGAKASAHGLARWKFSEPRSPLTPELLVAEVRDTIDQLNQRPDSTGRCLAAVDAFLADRTEENRVAAHTAFLAVPASKRRYALGDMDTKDWPLRVLVAGPGGRTYLPSDPPVSQANYDRALAYFEERARWSAERDTRVRADGPAAPHAPAVQLCHSYPKEPVANPGHLGLRNDYPAPITVEKVVYPSVAHAYWALSVTQPEVRSAITAADTAAAAHELAAATARREGWEHVRAAVMTSLLRTKYDQHPELAETLLATDDATLIYDDTTSAFWGDNGGHGRNWTGRLLELVRSELHMRRNGIPEL
- a CDS encoding DUF1304 domain-containing protein gives rise to the protein METTADVLVGLVAALHVYILVLEMFLWEKKPGRKLSGFDASLARATAPLAANQGLYNGFLAAGLVWGLIAGDPVGFQVQVFFLACVIVAGLYGGATASRRILLAQALPGALALAAVLLAR
- a CDS encoding MFS transporter; protein product: MPSTSSVPDSGQSVPPSLWRDRDFRRLWVGQTASQLGEHTTLIVLPLFAVLTLNAGAGELGVLRAVGQAPILLLSLSVGAWVDRWRTRTVMVLTDAGRTLTLGAAAAAGLLGWLGLPALLVVTFAVGALSVFFDVAYQASLVRLVERDQLLQGNSALEGSRSAAQMGGPALGGTLVSLVSAPVAAASSAVFFALSFLSIRRIRRTEPVPERSERPPRVWRRIHEGLRFVVSDTSLRTVGLASAAFQFSFAAMMTVYLLFLPRELHLSGTAVGLALAAMGPGALLGSMLAARLPSRFGYGTVLVSAAALGDGVFLCVPALHGSSAVTVSALLAINLVFGAAGQLVNVTVMAVRQAVTPDGMQGRAAATITFVGMGMAPLGSLLGGLLARGWGLRTSLLVTAAGMMASPVVMAMSPLARLGRALPVVQDTAPTVARSEAHGTAARETGACPPDDVGTPSY
- a CDS encoding MFS transporter; this translates as MTTSQTRTQPAPADPPTQRPPARPQLWDRRFTLFFTARTISLLGDAMMPVAAALAVGALYGISGVGFVLGTWTGTFVLLVLFGGVFADRFGARRMMIGADLVRVLTQGVLAAAFFVGPPPFWLLVTMAALAGGAVAMFLPGANGMVPLVAAEPQRANATLKVAEAIAHLLGPALAGLLIALTGAGTVYAIDAGTFLLSALCLVLIRLAPADGPDTPADTDSPTRTGSSLRRDLRQGWQEFRARTWMWAVILIWMVYGVLLFGPLVPLSSALIDARLGPNAYGLAVSFLGIGTVLGGLLALRLRPARPLAAGAVAMALYTALPLCVALDTGLPVLLAGHVLGGGSLAFWSVMWATSVQTHTPPAVLNRVSAYELAGSVSGIALGQILAGPALALASPERLLLISAGTGLAGCVALLAIPAIRTLRRAAPADGGTAGAPGGPHGK